The genomic region ATTATTTTGATGTGTTTGAAAGTTGAGATACCAAAAGTTAGAATGACTAAAAGGTCAAACATTGTTTGGACGATTTTTTTATTTTTTTTATTTTTTTGAAATAAAAGGCTGGTGCGGCTGCCCTTAAGCCTCGATTAATAAAACTGTTGAATACAAAGAGGGACATTGAGCCTAAACCCTTAATTACAAAGACCTGAAATAATATCAGAAATCTCTATAATACACATATACTCAAATAGGCATCAACTAGTAAAGAGTGCTCTAATGACTACTCCATTTGCTTTTACATAATTGTGACATAATAGAAATATCGCTTGACATGTAACTCAATAAACTAACTTTCTTACTATGTTGTCGTCGGAGAATAAACCCAACAACACTTAGTTTCATCCTATCAGTAGGAGGCAACAATCAATGTGACAAAACAAAAAGGTCGTCACACACCTAGAACAGATAAGGCACATGAGGTGCTTAGACCGAAACCAAGCCCTTTTAGTTCTACCCATAAAAAGTAGCTAATTTTTAGTACAACTACTAATAATAATAAAACATAACAGAAATTACAAATTGAAAAATTAAATAAACTTGGACCTAAAATAAAACCCTAGGCCCAAGATGCAATTGGCCCAGAACAAAGCCATGGGTGAAGGAAGCCCAAGCGGGCCCAGCCCTTGATCCAGGCCCAAAACAGATGTCGAACAAGCAGCCAGATCACCACCAGCAAACCTACAAGATTGCTACGCCGCCGTGTTCAGAGCCCGACTACTGTCAACACTTCTTCACCGACCAAGCTCCGTCGCAACAAAGCCACAACCACAGACCCAATATGCCTGAACCCACGAAGAAGCCCTCCACCGCCATCTACTACATACTCTGGTTCTGAACGCCGATCCAACATATGTGTGCGCGCCTTCGGCGAGATCCGGATGGATCCACCCACAAACCCATAGTCCAAATCGGCTCTCAAGATCTAAGCCTGCAACGAGGTCCGATCGAAACCTCAGCGACACCCCCGCTCGCGCAGACACCGTCTTGGACAGAAACCAAGAATTCAAACATCCTCTCAGCCCCCTCCACCGACAAGAGCCTGTTCCTACACTATCGTCTCGTTCGGCCGCCCTCGACAATCGTCGGCGAGGCCATAAGCCTGCGCCAGAGCCGCAGCGCAGCAAGACGAGAATGGACGCAGACTTTGGCGAAACCTAGTCTGCGTGTGAGGCGTGTTCTTGCCTTCGGTGTCCTTTTCTTTTGCTATATCATCTAAGATGATTTCTAATTATATATAAACAATAAAATAATAACTAAAGGTTACATTTATCATTATGACAAAACTATGACTACCGTTAAGTTTTTTAACGGAGCTAACGGCTTCAGATACCGATCTTCGGTCGGATTTAGAACGTGAGATATCGTTATGAAGTTTTTTAAAGTTGAGATACCAAAATTTTTCTTCTCTAAAAAGTCGGACATTGTTTGGACAATTTTTCTATTAGTTATTAAGTTTATCATTAATACAGTTATCTTTTCGTTATGTTACTGATTTGTCAAAATAAATAGAGTAACCAGTAAAACACTTTTTGTTAACCAATTGTTGTACATTGGTTTACAAGGAACACTTAATTAAGCTAATATATTTGGATTCTTAATTTTAAAGTATGATTGTTCTTATTCCGTAAAAAATTTAAAATAAAACTCGTAGTTGATATCCAAGAATTGTACAAAGGTTCAAAATATCCAGAAGAAATAGCTAAATTAACGCAAATACATACCATACGAATACAAAGCAACCAACAAAAGCACAACCCCCAGAAAAAGAACCTACGTACGTACATGATCACAAACCGGTACATTCATAAAAGGTCAAAACCAGAGACGAATTATTTCAAACCATACTCACCCTCTTCTTCAATCAATCTCATTGTAACAAAAACATTGCCGCTGCGAAAACCACAGCAACTCCAATGGAGACCAACCCATTCCTGGAGAGATCACAGACTACTGACCCTGCAGCAGATTTCACTGCGGCAACTGGGCTATCGTCCGAAGCCTTCTTTTTATGCTTTGCCTTTTCCGGTGCCGGTGCTGGAGCAGGAGGCAGAGGCTTGGGAGCAAAAATCCCATAAGGCTGTAGCACACTGTCGACCTGATAAACCGCCAGTTGGTTATCCGTGTACACAGTGCCTGATATTGAAGTGTTGACAAGACCAGTGGTAATGTTAACTGAGTTTCCAGATGTGGTGATGTTTAGCGGGTACTCAAACTGGTCTCCGGCTTGGGTCCGAACCGGGTTGCTGAGAGTTTGGAAGTTTGAGATGGTGAGGAAATCTGGGATGAGATGGAACTGCAAGAGCTGATCCTTCTGAGATTCACTGAGGGAGTTGAGAGACCCTGATTTGAGTTTCGAGAAGGCAGCGTCAGTTGGAGCCAAGATGGTCAGTTTGCTGTAGGAGTCGTTTAGCTGGCTGTAGAGTTGGGTGTCAACTTGGGTGGTTTTCAACAGGCGGATGAGGAGGTTGAAGTTGCCGGATTTTTCAAGGATTTTGGTGACGTTGGTTGGTCCCGGCGGTGCCGGGGCGTCGGCTATTGGACCTGCATCTGGGCTCGCAGCTGGGGCGCCTTGAGCTGAGATTCCGGTGCAGTGGGAGAGGAGGATCAGTAGCAATGGGAGTGAGAGAAGAGGTTGTAGCTGCTGCTTCATGATCTAGAACACCAAGTACGTGTTGGATATTATTGGTGGGAAGATCGATTCAAGTGTTCTATCTGAATGTGTTTGATGTATTTTCTTGGGGAAGAAGAGGGTTTTTATTAGAGGTGGGAAGGATGATAATGCATTAGGTGAAAGAGTGCAATTAACATGTCTGTCATTGGTGGAAATGAATGGAGAGGTAGATTATGGTGTCAGAGCTACTAGTTTGCTTGGGAAAGCAGGAAAAACAGACGAGATCGGTTGTGGGTAAATAAAGAAGTGCATGATTGCTTTGTTTTCACTTATGTTATGTACTCCCACTTTAGGAATAACATAAATGAGTAATTACACCCATGCCATGACTCCATGAGAGAAGCCAGAGAACCCCAATGCATAATTTGCTTGCCACAATCGTAAGGAAGAAGGGTCAAGGGTACAAGAGCATACGATGATCCATGATTTGCAGGTTGTACAAGAGCTATTGGCAATTTGGCATGACCCAATTTAGATGAAACATCAATGGTTCAAGTGGCCGGGTCACCTGCCCTTCACAAACCAAAATTTGGTTGTTTTAGGTGCTGGGATTTAAACCCCCATGAGTTGACCTTGCAAATTTTTTTTTTTCCATAATTAAGATGGAGGAGTCGAAGATGCCTAACAATTTGTTGAAAAGACAAAGTTAAGTGAAATCCTACTATAGACGTTTGTTACACATATATTTGCAAATGTGAAAATGAATTCATTGTCCATATGTCCTTGTAATTACAGGAGTTTTCTTTTTTCTTATGTATTATCTTAATTCTTAGCTCAATCAAAGTTCATTGCTCCCACTTACAAGTTACAACCTTATTACAAGTGTGTGAAAAATTATTATTAGACCAAGTATAAGGACCAGAAGCTTGCAGAGACACTAAGTCCAGGTCATTTAAATTATTAAATATTTCATAAACTTGATCATGTATCGATCAAATGTTCTTACACCAAACTTTCGATGAAGAGATAAAATGCAATCAAAGTCATCTAGACAATCCAAGAATCAGCATTAGGGTTTATTTAGGCTATATATTGTCACATCCCATGACCCATTCCGCCGTAACACGATATTGTCCGCTTTGGGCCCACCGGCCCTCACGGTTTTGTTTTCGGCAGCTCAGGAGCAGCTTCCCAGTAGGTCACCCATCCTGGGATTGCTCTAGCATTAACATGCTTAACCTCGGAGTACCCATCCCCTCCGAAGCCGCTGAACCACCAAAAGGCCTCGTGTTAGATTGGAGGTGGGCATGTACATATACAGCACATAACCCCTCTCCGTTTGGCCGATGTGGGATATTACAATCCACCCCTCTTGGGAGTCCGACGCCCTCGTCGGCACACTCGCACCACACGGCAGAGTGGTTCTGATACCATTTGTCACATCCCATTACCCATTCCGCCGTAACACGATATTGTCCGCTTTGGGCCCATCGGCCCTCACGGTTTTGTTTCCGGCAGCTCAGGAGCAGCTTCCCAGTAGGTCACCCATCCTGGGATTGCTCTAGCATTAACATGCTTAACCTCGGAGTACCCATCCCCTCCGAAGCCGCTGAACCACCAAAAGGCCTCGTGTTAGATTGGAGGTGGGCATGTACATATACAGCACATAACCCCTCTCCGTTTGGCCGATGTGGGATATTACATATATAGTAGGTCACAAATTGACATTGTAAATTTTTATGAGGTATCATATACACTGTTGTGAGATTCCACATCGTCTGGGGGAGAGAAGTGATGTGCCTTATATGTTCAAACACATCTCCCCGGCCCTCTGATTAACTTTGTTGAGGTCGTATTATGGCCCAAAGCCAGACTGACTTTGTTGCAAAATTTCTATTTGTGGAAACTTACAATTTTCAAAAGCTTTCTATTTTTAGAAACTTTCTATTTTTAGAAGTATTTTATGACCATTCAAATAATCGTCAAGGTCTAATCCTTAAGCTGTGTAATTTCGTTGACGTATTTTATACGGAATCCAAACTTCATTCACGAGGAGCATGCGAATCGAGCTTCGGAGTACTAGGTAACGTGGAACGACATTCCAGGTATGGAGAGCTAACACTTCCTTATTAGAGGCCTTGAATACTTGTTTTATGGTTCATATCTAATTATTACCTTGGAAAAGTCATGCTCATTTTACTTATCATGGCTGATGCCTTGGTGGTTTTTGGATCTAGTTTGCCAACCAGCAAAGGTTGGTGGTCATGAAGACTATCCAATCAATTCTCTCTCTCTCTCTCTCTCTCTCTCTCTCTTTTGATTGGATGGTCTCCATGACCACCAAAGGTTGCTGGTTGGCAAAACTGGATCCGTGGTTTTTATTACATGAGTTGATAAATGTTGAATTTGAATAAAACCCGAGGCTAGACAATGTTTATGTGAGATATGTGATAGTTTAGTGACCTAAGAGTGGTGGGATGTTGTCCCTCAGTCTCAAAATTCGTAAACCCTCTGAATGGGCTATTTGACCATATGTTGTGTCAAGCCCGTGGTACCTTGTTAGGATACGGAGGTATTGGCAATGATGTCATACTAATTATTATTATTGTAGCCAGTAATTAAAATGACACACTACTAGAAAAAAAATACTTAGGAGACGGAATTATTTCGTCTCTTAAGTGACAGATTTCATCTCTTAAGTACTTAGGAGACGGAACGTCCGTCGGTTAAGATTTGTCGCCTAAGTGTGGTGAGGTAGACACTTAGGCGACGGAACCTAAAATTCTGTTGCCTAAGTGGTTCTTAGGCGACGGAATACTTTCGTCTCCTAAGCACTTAGGCGACGGATTTTATTTTATAATAAAAAAAAATTATCCACTTAGGAGACGGGATAGTTGATTCCGTCGCTAAAGGCTGGAAAAAAGTTTATAAAAAAAAAGAAACGCCACTGCAGGTTTTTTATCCACACACTCCGACCGCCCCAAATACCACCACCACCACCACCGCAGGTTTCAGAAGTCACAACTAAATGTCTTGAACTTCTTCTCATCCTACATATAAGTAGTAAAAACTTGCATTTATAAACTGCATATGGAAAACATAAAATTTACTGCCCCCCAGTAGAACTCTACTAGGGATCAGTAAACTTGCAAAAAATAACTCCCTTTCAATTTCAGGGGCACAACACACAACAGATACCAAATCTTACCCTAATAAACAACTTTATTGGCTCCTAATGAACCTAGTAGAAGTTTACTGCCCCCCTAGTAAACTTCTACTGGGGGTCAGTAAAATTCAATACAGTATCTCTCTTTCAATTTCATGCCAATTATACACAATAGATACTCATTCTTACCCTAATAAACAAATTCATTGCCCCCTAGTAAACCCAGTGGAAGTTTACTGCCCCCTAGTAAACTTCTACTGGGGGGCAGTAAACTTCTACTAGGGGTCAGTAAACTTCAATACAGTATCTCTCTTTCAATTTCATGCCAACAATCTGCCCCAAATATACCACCACCACCATTGTACCAAATAACCACCATATATGCCACCACCATCATACCAATCATATCCTAACCAAAATTAAAATCAAAATCAAATTAAACAAAAACACATAAATCTATCACCAAACCTAATTAAACCAGAAAAATTGAAGAACTTACCTTGATTTCTTACCCATTTTAAATTTCGAGGGACGGTGGTGAGTCGGCGGGAAGGCTTGGTAGGGAGAGAAAGGTGGCAGCAGCGGCGTCTGCGGTGACCCAGATCTGAGGCTTGGTGCAAGAGAAGGGGACGAGAAGCTTGCTGGCGACGGGGACGGGTGAGTCGAGTCAGGTCGGGTCGAGAGGGGGAGGTTGTTGGCTCCGAGGAGGGTGCGGAGGTGGCCGGGTGATGTTGAAGAGGGTCTTGACGGTGTTGAGAGTGGTGGCGTTTGTGGGGACGAAGTCGATGAGCGCGTGGCAGTTGGAGGTGGC from Fragaria vesca subsp. vesca linkage group LG3, FraVesHawaii_1.0, whole genome shotgun sequence harbors:
- the LOC101313003 gene encoding fasciclin-like arabinogalactan protein 11-like, which encodes MKQQLQPLLSLPLLLILLSHCTGISAQGAPAASPDAGPIADAPAPPGPTNVTKILEKSGNFNLLIRLLKTTQVDTQLYSQLNDSYSKLTILAPTDAAFSKLKSGSLNSLSESQKDQLLQFHLIPDFLTISNFQTLSNPVRTQAGDQFEYPLNITTSGNSVNITTGLVNTSISGTVYTDNQLAVYQVDSVLQPYGIFAPKPLPPAPAPAPEKAKHKKKASDDSPVAAVKSAAGSVVCDLSRNGLVSIGVAVVFAAAMFLLQ